The Thermococcus thermotolerans genome contains a region encoding:
- a CDS encoding chromosome assembly protein yields the protein MGIFDRFRKNPIEKLSLRELQEEEIRLRNRLERTKKEIERIEKKKKQLFQEGIGADVLKKKMLAQEIKSLDMEQKLKLRDFTTAQKQYTFVKNLIVVKKYEKELRKIGLWDKLSKVEPEQLESVLVKVSLDGREFDEMVENLNRVFEMDIAEFEGTEDQTERELMEAWAKVETGEADVEEVTEKIASPKLERETEEEL from the coding sequence ATGGGAATATTCGACAGGTTTAGGAAAAACCCGATTGAAAAGCTCTCCTTGAGGGAGCTTCAGGAGGAAGAGATACGCCTCAGGAACAGGCTTGAGAGGACGAAGAAGGAAATCGAGCGCATAGAGAAGAAAAAGAAGCAGCTCTTCCAGGAGGGCATCGGGGCGGACGTGCTCAAGAAGAAGATGCTCGCGCAGGAAATCAAAAGCCTCGACATGGAGCAGAAGCTCAAGCTGAGGGACTTCACGACGGCACAGAAGCAGTACACTTTCGTCAAGAACCTGATAGTCGTCAAGAAGTACGAGAAGGAGCTTAGGAAGATAGGCCTCTGGGACAAGCTCTCCAAAGTCGAGCCCGAGCAGCTGGAAAGCGTGCTCGTCAAGGTGAGCCTCGACGGCAGGGAGTTCGACGAGATGGTCGAGAACCTGAACAGGGTCTTCGAGATGGACATAGCCGAGTTTGAGGGAACGGAGGACCAGACCGAGAGGGAGCTCATGGAGGCGTGGGCCAAGGTTGAGACGGGAGAGGCTGACGTTGAGGAAGTGACGGAGAAGATAGCGTCGCCCAAGCTTGAGAGGGAGACGGAGGAGGAGCTGTGA
- a CDS encoding serine/threonine-protein kinase, whose protein sequence is MGHGFMDDDILEGLVKLFVVIVIVSAIFGRAASFIIFIVMVMWFGHLIKHLLKDVSKSRRYKRRYPKTVPPVPPVPKEDMKELLRKSVIIELPPKVHAGEEIPLRIGFKNLLRGTINAEIDLGDLSRYLDLSSTRVYFRAVRPGEYVSQTVTAVPRRGGRVSAKVVVRSGMVSAKVKVSTEIIERPRIEPKTPVPAPVPVPAGNRQDSTGGTPRTPLDELFARYRKVEPIGEGGFARVYRAEKHDGSVVALKVPLSLTEEGGKAFLREVRNWSLLSHPNIVELYDYNIFPLPYLEMEYCETSLARLEKPLNPEKAARIIFDVAEGLKYAHSKGVIHRDLKPSNILLRNGRAKVSDWGLSKLLKESRTTHTVSFTPLYAAPEQISSRFGGTDERTDVWQIGAVLYELLTGRPPFEGEDFVEVASKITLEEPVPPGQLNPDAKPLEPVVMKCLAKRKEERYQSVEELQRDLAEFLGKNYRENLSKSVSINDLSRSAYYAGELFLLYLKLNDLVSALKYADDLAHYARGEVRDELLSLREQLRLRLENGLDVPEELVEKAEIIVHKIKLGFEGV, encoded by the coding sequence ATGGGGCACGGGTTCATGGACGACGACATCCTGGAGGGCCTCGTCAAGCTCTTCGTGGTTATAGTCATAGTATCCGCCATCTTCGGGAGGGCGGCGAGCTTCATAATATTCATCGTGATGGTCATGTGGTTTGGACACCTGATAAAACACCTGCTAAAGGACGTTTCGAAATCCAGAAGGTACAAGAGGCGGTATCCCAAAACGGTTCCGCCAGTTCCCCCTGTACCGAAGGAGGACATGAAGGAGCTCCTCCGTAAGTCGGTGATAATCGAGCTTCCCCCCAAGGTTCACGCTGGTGAGGAGATTCCCCTCAGGATCGGCTTCAAGAACCTGCTCAGGGGCACCATAAACGCCGAGATAGACCTCGGCGACCTCTCCAGATATCTCGACCTCAGCTCCACGAGGGTGTACTTCAGGGCCGTCAGACCCGGGGAGTACGTCTCCCAGACCGTCACGGCCGTTCCGAGGAGGGGTGGTCGGGTCAGTGCCAAGGTTGTGGTTCGCTCCGGCATGGTCAGCGCCAAGGTGAAAGTGAGCACCGAAATAATCGAGAGACCGAGGATAGAGCCCAAAACCCCAGTTCCGGCCCCAGTTCCAGTTCCTGCAGGGAATAGGCAGGACTCTACCGGCGGCACCCCCCGTACACCGTTGGATGAGCTCTTCGCGAGGTACAGGAAGGTGGAGCCCATCGGCGAGGGCGGCTTTGCGAGGGTCTACCGGGCGGAGAAGCACGATGGGAGCGTTGTCGCCCTAAAAGTCCCGCTCAGTCTGACCGAAGAGGGAGGAAAGGCCTTCCTCAGGGAGGTAAGGAACTGGTCTCTCCTCAGTCATCCCAACATAGTCGAGCTCTACGACTACAACATATTCCCCCTCCCCTACCTGGAGATGGAGTACTGCGAGACGAGCCTTGCAAGGCTTGAAAAGCCCCTCAACCCCGAAAAGGCGGCGAGGATAATCTTCGACGTTGCGGAGGGGCTGAAGTACGCCCATTCCAAAGGCGTGATCCACCGCGACCTCAAGCCGAGCAACATCCTGCTCAGGAACGGAAGGGCCAAGGTGAGCGACTGGGGGCTGAGCAAGCTACTCAAGGAGAGCAGGACAACCCACACGGTCAGCTTCACACCACTCTACGCCGCCCCGGAGCAGATAAGCTCCCGCTTTGGAGGAACCGATGAGAGAACCGATGTGTGGCAGATAGGGGCGGTTCTCTACGAGCTGCTTACCGGGAGGCCTCCCTTCGAGGGGGAGGACTTCGTCGAGGTGGCATCGAAGATAACCCTTGAGGAGCCGGTGCCTCCGGGTCAGCTGAACCCAGACGCGAAGCCCCTTGAGCCGGTCGTGATGAAGTGCCTCGCGAAGAGGAAGGAGGAGCGCTACCAGTCGGTGGAGGAGCTCCAGAGAGATCTGGCCGAGTTCCTCGGGAAGAACTACCGCGAGAACCTCAGCAAAAGTGTCTCAATCAACGACCTGTCGAGGAGCGCCTACTACGCGGGCGAACTATTTCTCCTGTACCTGAAGCTCAACGACCTTGTCAGCGCGCTCAAGTACGCCGACGACCTGGCGCACTACGCGAGAGGAGAGGTGAGGGACGAACTGCTCTCCCTGAGGGAGCAGCTCAGGCTCCGCCTTGAGAACGGCCTCGATGTTCCCGAGGAGCTGGTCGAGAAGGCCGAGATAATCGTCCACAAGATAAAGCTTGGATTCGAGGGGGTGTGA
- a CDS encoding ATP-binding protein gives MPVDLSGPLLSEFERAKKEFEKAVAAGDMETARRSALRCASILRQLARHVPYNGELYLRKAKKWEDVAEQIERGEYGRKAVVGAEGKSTTQEKDEEDQFREYVLGLISKSRTTWDDIGGLEDVKLLMMETVVIAALKKPAAVQPWRGILLFGPPGTGKTLLASAAAGSLNATFFNVKASSVLSKYFGESSKIISALYEVAREKAPSIVFLDEIDALTTRRSNDTSEATRRMLSTLLTELEGFHGEGNEKLVLTLAATNTPWDLDEAVLSRFPKRIYVPLPDKEATKAIVRIHTEGLDISRLDLDAIAEESVRRLYSGRDIRNLCQEAIWNMIREENRGLHRLAGLPFEELRKRSLRTRPLEMRDFEEAFRKIKSPLTKRDIERYEKWAEEFGG, from the coding sequence ATGCCTGTTGACCTTTCAGGGCCCCTGCTGAGCGAGTTTGAGAGGGCCAAGAAGGAGTTTGAAAAGGCTGTCGCCGCGGGAGACATGGAGACCGCTCGGAGGAGCGCCCTCCGGTGCGCCTCCATACTCAGACAGCTGGCCAGGCACGTCCCCTACAACGGGGAGCTTTACCTTAGGAAGGCGAAGAAGTGGGAAGATGTGGCTGAGCAGATAGAGAGGGGCGAATACGGCCGAAAGGCCGTCGTCGGCGCCGAAGGAAAGAGCACGACCCAGGAGAAAGATGAGGAAGATCAGTTCAGGGAGTACGTGCTGGGGCTTATATCCAAGTCCCGGACGACGTGGGACGACATAGGTGGCCTTGAGGACGTCAAGCTCCTCATGATGGAGACGGTCGTGATAGCGGCCCTCAAAAAGCCGGCTGCGGTTCAGCCATGGAGGGGCATACTCCTCTTTGGGCCACCCGGAACAGGTAAGACGCTCCTCGCCTCGGCCGCTGCCGGGAGCTTAAACGCCACCTTCTTCAACGTCAAAGCGTCAAGCGTCCTGAGCAAGTACTTCGGCGAGTCGAGCAAGATAATAAGTGCCCTCTACGAGGTTGCGAGGGAAAAGGCACCGAGCATAGTGTTCCTCGACGAGATAGACGCCCTGACCACGAGGCGTTCAAACGACACCAGCGAAGCCACCCGGAGGATGCTCTCGACGCTCCTCACGGAGCTTGAGGGCTTTCACGGGGAGGGGAATGAGAAGCTCGTCCTCACGCTTGCGGCCACAAACACCCCCTGGGATTTAGATGAGGCGGTGCTCTCGCGCTTCCCCAAGAGGATTTACGTGCCCCTGCCGGACAAAGAGGCAACCAAGGCGATAGTGAGAATACACACTGAGGGGCTTGACATTTCGAGGCTCGACCTCGACGCGATAGCGGAGGAGAGTGTGAGGCGTCTGTATTCCGGCAGGGACATCAGGAACCTGTGTCAGGAGGCTATATGGAACATGATACGCGAGGAGAACAGGGGCCTCCACAGGCTTGCCGGGCTTCCGTTCGAGGAGCTGAGGAAGCGCTCATTGAGAACTCGCCCGCTTGAGATGAGGGACTTTGAGGAGGCGTTCAGGAAGATAAAGAGCCCCCTGACAAAGAGGGACATCGAGCGCTATGAAAAGTGGGCGGAGGAGTTCGGGGGATGA
- a CDS encoding PP2C family protein-serine/threonine phosphatase codes for MSEQAGGVDGIVWGISHPGGREENEDAFLILPLGDAYLLAVADGLGGHEGGELASKVAVELLRETFEEGYTRGMGVEGVKDLLLRAYEDAHRRMVEMSPGPGKMGTTLIAAFIRKGKGIIANTGDSRAYLVRGGEIAGRTRDHSVVQELIERGVIREEEAREHPMRHVVTKALGVDLGVDTYVWELKAGDVLLLSTDGLHDYIDEGIIGKLVFESDPRTAAEALIWEALKVTKDNVTVVVFREV; via the coding sequence ATGAGCGAGCAAGCCGGCGGTGTTGATGGGATAGTCTGGGGGATTTCCCATCCCGGAGGCAGGGAGGAGAACGAGGACGCGTTCCTCATCCTGCCCCTCGGCGACGCCTACCTCCTGGCCGTTGCCGACGGCCTTGGGGGACACGAGGGGGGAGAGCTGGCCTCGAAGGTGGCCGTTGAATTGCTCCGTGAGACCTTTGAGGAGGGCTATACACGCGGTATGGGAGTGGAGGGAGTAAAGGACCTCCTTCTAAGGGCCTACGAGGATGCCCACCGCAGGATGGTGGAGATGTCGCCCGGGCCGGGGAAGATGGGCACGACGCTTATCGCCGCCTTCATAAGAAAAGGAAAGGGAATAATAGCGAACACCGGCGACAGCAGGGCCTATCTTGTGAGGGGTGGAGAGATAGCTGGGAGGACAAGGGATCACTCGGTGGTTCAGGAGCTCATTGAGCGCGGGGTCATTAGGGAGGAGGAAGCCAGAGAACATCCCATGAGGCACGTCGTTACAAAGGCCCTCGGCGTTGACCTCGGGGTTGACACCTACGTGTGGGAGCTGAAAGCCGGGGATGTCCTGCTTCTCAGCACGGACGGCCTCCACGACTACATCGATGAGGGGATTATAGGAAAGCTCGTCTTTGAATCAGACCCCAGGACGGCAGCGGAGGCGCTGATCTGGGAAGCCCTGAAGGTTACCAAAGACAACGTGACTGTCGTCGTGTTTAGGGAGGTGTGA
- a CDS encoding heavy metal translocating P-type ATPase, giving the protein MVSNMEEKNMVHGEHVHDGAEKAPEKHTHKEHAGHEEHGMEHEIHEGHEMATHGEHEGHEGHKHSHAEHHRMMMEDFKKRFIVSAILTVPILILSPLIQNFLGFTFTFRGDQYVLFALSSVVYFYGGWPFLTGMRDELKKKLPGMMTLIALAITVAFFYSVAVTFGLPGKTFYWELATLIDIMLLGHYIEMRSVLGASRALEELIKLMPTEAHLVTPDGIRDVPVSELKKGDIVLVKPGEKIPSDGIIVEGETSINESMLTGESKPVYKKPGDEVIGGSINLEGAIKVRIEKTGKDTYLMQVVELVRQAQETRSRTQDLANRAAFYLTLIAITAGTITLGTWLYLGKPFVFALERMVTVMVITCPHALGLAVPLVVSVSTSISAKKGILIRNREAFERAKDVQVVVFDKTGTLTEGKFEVTEVIALDQLGEEEILKYAAALESHSNHPIAQGIVEKAKELGLEPYEVSESKVLPGKGVQGVINGKEVLVVSPGFLKENGLWREDERVNRVLEQGKTVVFLVLDGKLVGALALADRIRPESREAIEKLHEMGIKAYMLTGDNAKVAKWVAEELGLDGFFAEVLPHQKSEKVKELQEQGYTVAMVGDGINDAPALIQADVGIAIGAGTDVAIESADIILVKNDPRDVITGIILAKATYKKMIENLAWATGYNTFAIPLAAGVLYNYGILLSPAAGALLMSLSTVIVAINAKFLKV; this is encoded by the coding sequence ATGGTGTCCAACATGGAGGAGAAAAATATGGTGCACGGCGAGCACGTGCACGATGGGGCTGAAAAAGCCCCCGAGAAGCACACGCACAAGGAACATGCCGGGCATGAGGAGCACGGGATGGAACATGAGATACACGAAGGGCACGAAATGGCCACCCACGGCGAACATGAGGGGCACGAAGGACACAAGCACTCCCATGCGGAGCACCACAGGATGATGATGGAGGACTTCAAGAAGAGGTTCATCGTCTCCGCGATACTGACGGTTCCGATTTTGATTCTGTCCCCTCTAATCCAGAACTTCTTGGGCTTCACGTTTACGTTCAGGGGAGACCAGTACGTCCTGTTCGCACTCTCGTCGGTGGTGTACTTCTACGGCGGCTGGCCGTTCCTCACGGGCATGAGGGACGAGCTGAAGAAAAAACTGCCCGGCATGATGACGCTGATAGCGCTGGCAATCACGGTTGCATTCTTCTACAGCGTTGCGGTGACCTTTGGCCTGCCGGGTAAGACCTTCTACTGGGAGCTGGCTACGCTTATCGACATCATGCTTCTCGGCCACTACATCGAGATGCGCTCCGTTCTCGGCGCTTCAAGGGCCCTGGAAGAGCTCATAAAGCTCATGCCGACGGAGGCCCACCTCGTGACGCCCGATGGGATTAGGGACGTTCCGGTCAGCGAGCTGAAGAAGGGCGATATAGTCCTTGTCAAACCGGGTGAAAAGATACCCTCCGACGGCATCATAGTGGAGGGGGAGACCAGCATAAACGAGTCAATGCTCACAGGTGAATCGAAGCCAGTCTATAAGAAACCAGGCGATGAAGTCATCGGAGGCTCCATAAATCTTGAGGGAGCGATAAAGGTCAGGATAGAGAAGACTGGAAAGGACACCTACCTGATGCAGGTCGTCGAGCTCGTCAGGCAGGCACAGGAGACAAGGTCAAGGACGCAGGATCTGGCCAACAGGGCGGCATTCTACCTCACGCTCATAGCCATAACCGCCGGAACGATAACTCTCGGCACATGGCTCTACCTCGGCAAGCCCTTCGTCTTCGCCCTTGAGAGAATGGTGACCGTCATGGTCATAACGTGCCCTCACGCTTTAGGCTTGGCGGTTCCTCTGGTCGTCTCGGTCTCGACGTCGATCTCGGCCAAGAAGGGAATCCTCATCAGGAACAGGGAGGCATTTGAGAGGGCCAAGGACGTGCAGGTCGTTGTCTTCGACAAGACCGGAACGCTGACCGAAGGCAAGTTCGAAGTAACTGAGGTAATAGCGCTGGACCAGCTCGGAGAGGAGGAGATCCTGAAGTATGCGGCGGCACTTGAGTCCCACTCAAACCACCCGATAGCCCAGGGGATAGTTGAGAAAGCCAAGGAGCTCGGCCTTGAGCCCTATGAGGTCAGCGAATCGAAGGTTCTTCCGGGCAAAGGTGTCCAGGGCGTCATCAACGGAAAAGAAGTCCTCGTCGTAAGCCCCGGCTTCCTGAAGGAGAACGGCCTGTGGAGGGAGGACGAGCGCGTCAACAGGGTTCTGGAGCAGGGTAAGACCGTTGTCTTCCTGGTTCTTGATGGAAAGCTCGTGGGTGCTTTGGCCCTGGCGGATAGGATAAGGCCCGAGTCAAGGGAGGCCATTGAAAAGCTCCACGAGATGGGTATAAAGGCCTACATGCTCACCGGCGACAACGCCAAGGTTGCAAAGTGGGTGGCTGAGGAGCTCGGCCTCGACGGCTTCTTCGCTGAAGTTTTACCTCACCAGAAGTCGGAGAAGGTCAAGGAGCTCCAGGAGCAGGGCTACACAGTGGCGATGGTGGGTGACGGTATAAACGACGCCCCGGCTCTGATCCAGGCCGATGTAGGCATAGCCATCGGGGCAGGAACCGACGTGGCAATAGAGAGCGCCGACATAATCCTCGTCAAGAACGACCCGAGGGACGTCATAACCGGGATAATCCTGGCAAAGGCGACCTACAAGAAGATGATTGAGAACCTGGCGTGGGCAACTGGTTACAACACCTTTGCAATTCCCTTAGCGGCAGGGGTTCTCTACAACTACGGAATCCTTCTCAGCCCGGCCGCAGGTGCACTGCTCATGAGTTTGAGCACGGTTATAGTGGCCATAAACGCGAAGTTTTTGAAGGTTTGA
- a CDS encoding ABC transporter ATP-binding protein yields MIGLENVKKSINGKEVLREITITVRPGEIHAYLGHNGAGKTTTFRILLGLLVPDSGRVEVLGADPLKNPGVRARIGYLPEYDLLYPNLSVWDNLKRYASLKGVYDEKELQELLEFFEIKEYAKKKILALSSGTQRRVAMARAFIGSPEVFILDEPTRGLDPEWRLKFKRFLGRYVKKRNATVLFSTHILSDVDELCEKITVIKEGRILFSGSLEEFKRSLPTGTSISLKVGNIKMAAKVLKEKGYSPKIMKEYILLENAEPSEINTLLVSRGITVEEIKRNEPTLEELYSILHRKNR; encoded by the coding sequence ATGATAGGGCTTGAAAACGTGAAAAAGAGCATAAATGGAAAAGAAGTTCTTCGAGAGATAACCATCACCGTAAGGCCCGGTGAAATCCACGCATATCTCGGCCACAATGGAGCGGGTAAAACCACCACTTTCCGCATCCTCCTCGGCCTTCTCGTCCCGGACTCCGGTAGGGTGGAAGTCCTTGGAGCTGACCCGCTCAAAAACCCGGGGGTGAGGGCAAGGATTGGTTACCTTCCTGAGTACGACCTTCTGTATCCGAACCTATCGGTGTGGGACAACCTCAAGCGCTATGCCTCCCTCAAGGGGGTTTACGATGAAAAGGAACTGCAGGAACTGCTGGAGTTTTTCGAGATTAAAGAATACGCCAAGAAGAAGATATTGGCCCTCTCAAGCGGAACTCAGCGGAGGGTCGCGATGGCAAGAGCCTTTATTGGAAGCCCTGAGGTTTTCATTCTCGACGAGCCCACCAGAGGTCTCGACCCGGAATGGCGTCTGAAATTCAAGCGATTTTTGGGAAGATACGTGAAAAAGAGGAATGCCACGGTACTATTCTCCACCCACATACTGAGCGACGTTGATGAGCTATGTGAGAAGATTACGGTTATCAAAGAGGGCAGAATACTATTCTCCGGAAGTCTGGAGGAGTTCAAGCGCAGTTTACCCACTGGAACTTCAATTTCCCTAAAGGTGGGGAACATCAAGATGGCCGCTAAAGTGCTTAAGGAAAAGGGATACTCTCCAAAAATCATGAAAGAGTACATCCTGCTGGAAAATGCCGAGCCGTCGGAAATCAACACGCTCCTCGTGAGCAGAGGCATAACCGTTGAGGAGATAAAACGAAACGAGCCCACATTGGAGGAGCTCTATTCGATACTCCACAGAAAAAACAGATAA
- a CDS encoding radical SAM protein, protein MPHFVRSFTFFRTDSGNEYLFDDITGVVLQIPSEISSRIKHILFDSTTPTEALVGIHKEVTKENSYAGIYKILETLISNFRAFYRFPLEISISEIEEDTLRYGILRDGLYELLLEVTNNCNFRCRYCVFGGNYEDFRTHGYSFMTLEIATKAIDLYFHYLKEGAFLNPKREPTIAFYGGEPLLNFKIIEKCVNYTNHKYSDEFTPQYTITTNAALINKRIAEFLVKNDFDVSISLDGPKKEHDRNRILPNGRGTFDLVMRGISNLKEAQKKYGSKKEYFALVTYDLKSNLYNIAKFFDKESPIRPIFVNPVRSMGTTYYLLFTEEDYINHERMLRELFKKFLNESTSIHKSVFLEILFGGPGTLMFYRNALSRKNPTAIFTSTCIPGFKWYVNTNGKIQVCERAPSSTIIGDVNKGLDFSAIKTLIQRYSKLITDKCNYCSLAHSCARCFAYLGSEDCSLFKRWVIDGLKTAFTIYEKNPEYFERRLSILKEKGGVYELENL, encoded by the coding sequence ATGCCCCATTTTGTTCGTTCTTTTACTTTTTTCAGAACAGATTCTGGCAATGAGTACCTATTTGACGATATAACTGGAGTAGTACTTCAAATCCCCTCGGAGATTAGCTCACGAATTAAGCACATACTCTTTGATAGCACAACACCAACCGAGGCTTTAGTAGGAATTCATAAAGAAGTAACCAAAGAAAATAGCTATGCTGGAATTTATAAAATTTTAGAAACTTTAATCTCTAATTTCAGAGCGTTTTATAGGTTTCCTCTTGAGATTAGTATTTCTGAAATAGAAGAGGATACTTTGCGATATGGTATATTGAGGGATGGACTTTATGAGTTGCTTCTAGAAGTAACTAATAACTGCAATTTCAGATGTCGGTATTGCGTATTCGGGGGCAATTATGAAGATTTCAGGACCCATGGATATTCTTTCATGACACTTGAAATAGCCACGAAAGCAATTGATTTATATTTTCATTATTTGAAAGAGGGAGCATTCCTAAACCCTAAAAGAGAGCCAACAATAGCATTTTATGGAGGTGAGCCACTACTTAACTTTAAAATAATTGAGAAGTGTGTTAACTATACAAATCATAAATATTCAGACGAATTTACTCCCCAATACACAATTACAACTAATGCTGCTCTGATAAATAAGAGGATAGCGGAATTCCTCGTTAAAAATGATTTTGATGTGTCTATAAGCCTAGATGGCCCCAAGAAAGAACATGATAGAAATAGGATATTACCCAACGGTAGGGGCACCTTTGACTTGGTCATGAGGGGCATATCAAATCTTAAGGAGGCCCAGAAAAAGTATGGCTCCAAAAAGGAGTACTTTGCTCTAGTTACTTATGATCTCAAGTCTAATTTATACAATATTGCAAAGTTTTTTGATAAGGAATCACCAATACGCCCAATATTTGTAAATCCCGTGCGTTCTATGGGTACTACATATTATTTGCTATTTACTGAAGAAGATTATATAAACCATGAAAGAATGTTAAGGGAACTTTTTAAGAAATTCCTCAACGAGTCTACGAGCATTCACAAATCAGTATTTCTTGAAATCCTATTTGGAGGACCTGGAACTTTGATGTTCTACCGAAATGCTCTAAGCCGTAAAAATCCAACGGCAATATTCACATCAACATGTATTCCAGGGTTTAAATGGTATGTAAACACAAATGGAAAAATCCAAGTATGCGAACGGGCACCCTCTAGCACAATAATCGGAGACGTCAACAAAGGTTTGGATTTCTCTGCAATAAAAACACTAATCCAGAGGTACTCCAAGTTGATAACAGATAAATGCAATTACTGCAGCTTGGCTCACAGCTGTGCAAGATGCTTTGCGTATTTGGGCTCAGAAGACTGTAGTCTTTTTAAGCGCTGGGTAATTGACGGATTAAAAACCGCATTCACAATATACGAGAAGAATCCAGAATATTTCGAAAGAAGATTATCAATACTGAAAGAAAAAGGTGGGGTTTATGAATTGGAAAACCTTTAA
- a CDS encoding SHOCT domain-containing protein codes for MMFESVGNEFLAHAGEGEWGWHDMMGFGYFGWFGAVFMLLFWILIIVGIVWFIKWLVEQSSSGSKKSALEILDEKYARGEIDDEEYERRRRKLLEG; via the coding sequence ATGATGTTCGAAAGCGTTGGAAACGAATTCCTGGCTCACGCCGGAGAGGGAGAATGGGGGTGGCACGACATGATGGGATTTGGTTACTTTGGCTGGTTCGGGGCAGTATTCATGCTCCTGTTCTGGATTCTGATAATCGTTGGAATAGTCTGGTTCATTAAATGGCTCGTTGAGCAGAGCTCAAGCGGGAGCAAGAAGAGCGCCCTGGAGATACTCGATGAGAAGTATGCACGCGGCGAGATAGACGACGAAGAGTACGAGAGGAGAAGGAGAAAGCTCCTAGAGGGCTGA
- a CDS encoding ArsR/SmtB family transcription factor, which yields MPRWMMCNPRNIRTLTATLKSLMAEPKRTIIRALADGVKGTNDIYMELQKSGFHMPRSTLYYHLSTLQKSGIIEMVGYREQGGGAPEKLWKLKVRRIGVDLVTGEIFRE from the coding sequence ATGCCAAGATGGATGATGTGCAATCCGCGAAACATAAGAACACTCACAGCAACGCTGAAGTCATTAATGGCCGAGCCAAAAAGGACAATCATAAGGGCCTTAGCGGACGGCGTAAAGGGCACCAACGACATTTATATGGAACTTCAGAAGAGCGGCTTTCATATGCCACGATCGACGCTTTATTATCACCTCTCCACCCTCCAGAAATCAGGAATAATTGAGATGGTGGGTTACAGGGAACAGGGGGGCGGTGCACCCGAGAAGCTCTGGAAACTCAAGGTAAGAAGAATCGGCGTGGATCTGGTCACGGGAGAAATATTTAGAGAATAA
- a CDS encoding class I SAM-dependent methyltransferase, with protein sequence MIPGIEEIRTFLEKLGFGEEDINELVEQIEYFETEAPERDDIVRDYLRDECIDRLVEEIVREVLKLGRKGVRILDVAAGSGFFTERVKEKLEEKGIKVEVYGFDITPSMLKRLNEKGITPIWGVAEKIGESIRIANEHYGLNVPEEFDVVVSTLAFHHFLNPEAVLESMRDVLAEGGKVVIIDVLKHRHDEFRETLKDTHLGFSTEEIREMGLRVFKNAEVRPLGLHCEVDGVLIGLYKAVFA encoded by the coding sequence ATGATACCTGGCATCGAAGAGATTAGGACGTTCCTGGAGAAGCTTGGATTTGGCGAGGAGGACATAAACGAGCTTGTGGAGCAGATAGAGTACTTTGAGACGGAAGCGCCTGAGAGGGACGACATCGTGAGGGACTACCTCAGGGACGAGTGCATAGACCGGCTCGTGGAAGAGATAGTGCGGGAGGTCCTAAAGCTTGGGAGAAAAGGGGTGCGCATACTCGACGTCGCGGCCGGCTCGGGCTTTTTCACGGAGCGCGTAAAGGAAAAGCTTGAGGAGAAGGGCATAAAAGTCGAGGTCTACGGCTTCGACATAACGCCCAGCATGCTGAAGAGGCTCAATGAAAAGGGAATAACACCCATCTGGGGCGTTGCCGAGAAGATTGGGGAGTCAATAAGGATAGCCAACGAGCACTACGGCCTCAACGTGCCGGAGGAGTTTGACGTGGTTGTCTCCACCCTCGCATTCCACCACTTCCTAAACCCGGAGGCCGTCCTGGAGAGCATGAGAGACGTGCTGGCCGAGGGTGGAAAGGTCGTCATAATCGACGTCCTCAAGCACAGGCACGATGAGTTCAGGGAGACGCTGAAGGACACACACCTCGGGTTTTCAACAGAAGAGATACGGGAGATGGGCCTGCGGGTCTTTAAAAACGCGGAAGTCCGGCCCCTCGGACTGCACTGTGAGGTTGACGGTGTCCTCATCGGACTCTACAAGGCGGTGTTTGCCTGA